The genomic segment GCGGACCTGGTGCTGGAGCTGGGCGCGCAGGACGAGGTCGGGGTCACCGAGCTGACCGCGACCCTGGACGGCGCCCCGGTCCGTGACGGCGACCTCGTCGCCCTGTACCGCCTGCCGCTGGGCTTCCACGACCTGGAGGTGTCCGCTGTGGACGCCGCCGGGAACCGGACCAGCCAGAAGGTGCAGTTCGTCACCATCACCTCGGGCCGGGACGCGCAGCAGCTGCTCGACCGGTTCCGGGCGACCAGCCGGTTGTCGCTGAACGCCTACAACGAGCTGGGCAAGCAGCTCAAGAAGGCCAGGCAGGCCGAGGCGAACAGCAACGACACCAAGGCGGCCAAGGAGTACCGCAAGTTCGCCGAGCTGGCGGCGAACCCGGCTCTGGTGAAGGACGCCGAGGTTCGGGGCGTTTTGGTTAGGGACGGTAACGAGTTGGCCCAGCGAATCGAATGGTCTATCGCGATCGCGCCTTCGGGTGGTTCCATCCGAAAGGTTTGACCACTCAGGGCCGACCCTGATCAGGCCAGTGTGGGTGGCGACCTCATCCGGTCGTCACCCACACCGGGCCGCCGTCTTTCGTGGAGAGGTGTTTCGTGATGTCCGAGCGAGCTATGCGCACCGGCCTCTGGCTGGTGGGTGCCCGAGGATCGGTAGCAACCACGGCCGCGGTCGGGCTGCTGGCCCTGCGCGCCGGGGTCGCCGGACCGACCGGTTGCGTCAGCGAGCTGCCCGCGTTCTCCTCGGTGCCGCTCCCCGCGTGGGACGACCTCGTGCTCGGGGGCCACGACATCGTGCACACCTCGCTGGAGAAGCGGGCGGAGCAGCTGGCCGACGCCGGTGTGTTCAGCCACGCCGTCCTGGCCGCCGTCCGCGGTGGCCTGGCCGCCGTCGACGCCGAGATCCGCGACGGCTACCACCCCGCCACCCACACCGGCCCGCAGGCTTCCGCGGGGAAAAGACTGTCCGAAGACATCCGATCGTTCGCGACCAGGCACAACCTGGACCGGGTGGTCGTGGTCAACGTGTCCTCCACCGAGGCGCCGACCCCCGAACTGCCCGAGCACGCCGACCTCGGCCTGCTCGAAGCCGCGCTCGAGGACCCGGCGCGCGCGGTGCTGCCGCCCAGCTCGCTGATGGCCTACGCCGCCCTGCGCGCCGGCAGCCCCTACATCGAGTTCACGCCTTCCGCGGGCATAAGCCTGCCCGCCCTCCGCGGCCTGGCCGCTGACCTGGGCCTGCCGTACGCGGGCAGCGACGGCAAGACCGGCGAGACGCTGCTGCGGACCGTCCTCGCCCCGATGTTCACCTCACGCGCGCTGCGCGTCCGGTCGTGGTCGGGCACCAACCTGCTCGGCGGCGGCGACGGCGAGACGCTCGGCGACCCGTCGAAGGTCAACAGCAAGCTCGAGTCGAAGGCACGCGGCCTGGCCGCGCTGCTCGGTGAGCAGGTCACCGCGCCGCTGCACATCGACAACGTGCCCGACCTCGGCGAGACCAAGACCGCGTGGGACAACGTGTCGTTCGAGGGCTTCCTCGGCGCGCGCATGAACCTGCAGTTCACCTGGACCGGCTACGACTCGGCGCTGGCCGCGCCGCTGGTGCTGGACCTCGCCCGGTTCACCGCCGCCGCGCACGCCGCCGGGCAGTCCGGCGCGCTGTCCGGGCTGGCGTTCTTCTTCAAGGACCCGATGGGCAGCGACGAGCACCGGTTCGCCGAGCAGACCCGGTCCCTGCGGGAGTGGGCGGGCACGCTGTGAGCCGGATCCGCACCCTCGCCGAGCTGGTCCGGGCCCCCGCCGCCCTCACCGTCCTCGGCGACACCGTGGCCGGAGCTTCTGCGGGCAAAAGCCGGTTGACCGGTCGGAAGTTGTTGCTGCCCCTGGCTTCCGCGTCCTTCTACTGGGCGGGGATGGCGCTGAACGACTGGGCGGATCGCGAACTCGACGCCGTCGAGCGGCCCGAGCGCCCCATCCCGTCCGGCCGCATCTCCGCCGACCAGGCACTGGCCACCGGCGGCGCCCTGACCCTCGCCGGGCTGGGCCTGGCCGCGCTCGGCGGCGGCAAGCAGGCGCTCAAGGTCGCCGTGCCGCTCGCCGGCGCGGTCTGGGCCTACGACACCGTGCTCAAGCCGACCCCGGCCGGCCCGCTGGGCATGGCCGTGTGCCGGGCGCTCGACGTGCTGCTCGGCGCGGGCGGCAACACGCGCGCCGCCGCCCCGGCGGCCGCGGCGATCGGCGTGCACACGCTCGGCGTCACCGCGCTGTCCACCGGCGAGGTCCACGGCGCTTCGCCGAACACCGCGAAAGCGGCGCTGGTCACCAGCAGCGCGGCCACCGCGCTCGCGGTCAGCGGGCCCGCCAACACCGGCTGGCACCGGCTCGCCTCGCTCACGGCGGGCTCCGGGTACGCCGGGTTCGTCGGCCGCGCGCAGGCCGCGGCGGTCGCCGACCCGTCGGCGAAGGTGGTGCGCAACGCCACCAAGACCGGCATCCACGGCATGGTCCCGCTGCAGGCCGCCATCGCCGCGCGTGGCTCGATCGTGGGGGCCGCGCTGGTCGCCACGGCCCTGCCGATCGCACGCAAGCTGTCGAAGAAGGTGAGCCCCACATGACCTTCTCCCTCGGCTACGGCACGAACGGCTTCGCCAACCACCGGCTGCTCGACGCGCTCGCGGTGATCGCCGACCTCGGGTACACCGGCGTCGCGCTCACGCTGGACCACGACCACCTCAACCCGTACGCCGAAGACCTGCCGAAGCAGCTCGAGCGGGTCGCGGCCCGGCTGTCCTCGCTCGGGCTGGACAAGGTGGTCATCGAGACCGGCGCGCGTTACCTGCTCGACCCGTGGCGCAAGCACCACCCGACGCTGCTCTCGGAGGACTCGGCCCCGCGGCTCGGCTTCCTGGAGAAGGCGCTTCGGATCGCGGCGGAGCTGAACGCCGACTGCGTCTCATTCTGGTCAGGCGTCAAACCAGAAGGCCTCGACGATGCCGAAGCCGCCTCCCGCCTGCGGGAAGGCATCCGGAACCTGCTTTTGCCCGCAGAAGCTTTGGGGGTCCGGATCGGGATGGAGCCTGAGCCGGGGCACTTCGTCCAGCACCTCCAGCAAGTGCTGGACCTGCGGGAACAGCTGGGCGATCACGAGCTGTTCGGGGTGACCCTCGACGTGGGCCACTGCGTGGCGGTCGAGCCGGTCGACGCCGCCGAGTGCGTGCGCCAGGCCGGGCCGCTGCTGTTCAACGTCCAGCTCGACGACATGCTGCCCCGGGTCCACGAGCACCTCGAGTTCGGCGACGGGCAGCTCGACCTGCCCGCGACCCTCGCCGCGCTCACCGAGGTCGGCTACACCGGACTGGCCGCGGTCGAGCTGCCGCGGCACAGCCACGCCGCCCCCGACGTCGCCGCGCGGGCCTTCCGCGCGCTGACCGCGGCGATGCCCGCCAAGGCCGAGCACCCCTGGGTGGCCGACGCGCTGACCAAGATCCGCGAAAAGCCCGCCGCGATCGGCTCGCTGTTCCCGGCGGCGGGCCGCGGAGTCGGCCGCACCCCGGTCGCCGCCGACACCGATCCGCAGGGCCTGATCCACGGCACGCTCGACGACCAAGCCCGAATTCGCCTGGTCAGCGAGCTGCACCTGCTTTTGCCCGCAAAAGCATTCGCCGCCGAATTGGGGGATTTGTACCGGTTCGGCGATGACGCGGAACGCCGGGGTGTGCTGCGTGGGCTCAACGCACTTCGGGACACCGATGACGGTGCCGATGACAACGTCGTCGTGGCTGGCCTCCAGCTGGTGGCCGACGCGCTGCGCACCAACGACACCCGGCTGGTCGCCGCCGCGATGGGCGCGTTCGCCGGACGCCACCTCGACGCCCATTCGTGGCGCCACGGGGTACTGAAATGCCTGTTCACCGGGGTTCCCCTGGCGGCGGTCGCGGAACTGGACCGCCGGGTCGACGATGAGCTGCGCCGCATGGTCTCGGACTACGCGGCGGAGCGGAGCGCGGCGGGCCGCGAAGTGCCGTCCGACGCGCTCGCCATCTTGGAAAGGGGAGAGCACTGATGCGGATTTTCGACCCGCACATCCACATGACCTCGCGCACCACCGACGACTACGAAGCGATGTACGCCGCCGGGGTCCGCGCACTGGTGGAGCCCGCCTTCTGGCTCGGGCAGCCACGCACCAGCGTCGGCTCGTTCACCGACTACTTCGACTCGCTGATCGGCTGGGAGCGGTTCCGCGCCGCGCAGTTCGGCATCCGCCACCACTGCACCATCGCGCTGAACCCCAAGGAGGCCAACGACCCCCGCTGCCGCGAGGTGCTCGACGTGCTGCCGCGCTACCTGGCCAAGGACGGCGTGGTCGCGGTCGGCGAGGTCGGCTACGACTCGATGACCCCGGAAGAGGACGACGTGTTCGCCCGCCAGCTCCAGCTGGCCAAGGAGCACGAGCTGCCGGTCATGGTCCACACCCCGCACCGCGACAAGCTCGAAGGCACCAAGCGCACGTTGGACGTGGTGCGCGAGTCCGGCATCCCGATGGAACACGTGCTGGTGGACCACCTGAACGAGGTCACCGTGGGGCTCGTGGCCGAGGCCGGCGCGTGGATGGGCTTCTCCATCTACCCCGACACCAAGATGGACGAGCACCGGATGGTGGCGATCCTGCGGGAGTACGGGCTGGAGCGCAAGATCGTCAACTCGGCCGCCGACTGGGGCCGTTCGGACCCGCTGAAGACGCTCAAGACCGGCCAGGCGATGCTCGCCGACGGCTACGAGGAGTCCCATGTGGACACCGTGCTGTGGCAGAACCCGGTGGACTTCTACGCGCAGAGCGGCAGGCTGACCCTCGACCCGCTGCCCGGGTTCACCGGCGAGGCCAGCGAGTTCCAGGGCAACTCCGTGCTCCGGGGTGGCCGCAAGTGATCTCCTACTGCACCAACGTGCATCCCGCCGAGGACCTCGGCGGGATCCTGGCGCAGCTCGATCGGTACTCCGTTCCAGTCCGTGAGCAGTATGGGGAGGATCGGCTGGGCGTCGGGCTGTGGCTCGCCGCGCCGGTCGCGCGCGGGCTCGCCGAGGACCGGGCCGCGCTGGCGAAGTTCCGCGCGGAGCTGGACGCGCGCGGGCTCGGCGTGTGCACGCTCAACGCCTTCCCGTACGGCGGTTTCCACGACGAGGTGGTCAAGCAGGCCGTCTACCACCCGAAGTGGACGGAACCGGCGCGCCTGCGGTACACGCTCGACTGCGTGACCGTCCTCAGTGGACTGCTCGACGAGGACGCGGCCTACGGCAGCATCTCCACGTTGCCGCTGGCCTGGCGCGACCCGTGGACCCCGGTCGACGACGCCGCGGCCACCACCGCGCTGACCGAGTTGACCAGCGTACTGGCCCAAAGTGAGCGGCCAGTCAGGTTGGCCGTCGAGCCGGAGCCGGGCTGCGTGCTGGACACCGTCGCCGACGCGCTCGGCTGGCTGTCCGGCCGCGTCGACCCCGCGCACATCGGGCTCTGTCTGGACACCTGCCACCTCGCG from the Amycolatopsis magusensis genome contains:
- the eboE gene encoding metabolite traffic protein EboE, which encodes MISYCTNVHPAEDLGGILAQLDRYSVPVREQYGEDRLGVGLWLAAPVARGLAEDRAALAKFRAELDARGLGVCTLNAFPYGGFHDEVVKQAVYHPKWTEPARLRYTLDCVTVLSGLLDEDAAYGSISTLPLAWRDPWTPVDDAAATTALTELTSVLAQSERPVRLAVEPEPGCVLDTVADALGWLSGRVDPAHIGLCLDTCHLAVSFADPAATLRQIADAGLDVVKVQASAALHVADPAADDAKAALAAFAEPRYLHQVRELAEDGTVLASDDLPEASAELPAHGPWRVHFHMPLHAAPPAPLTSTTDVLTTVFAELAGEPHIEVETYTWSVLPGGGDDLAGGIAAELRWARDTRKAVS
- a CDS encoding inositol-3-phosphate synthase, which produces MSERAMRTGLWLVGARGSVATTAAVGLLALRAGVAGPTGCVSELPAFSSVPLPAWDDLVLGGHDIVHTSLEKRAEQLADAGVFSHAVLAAVRGGLAAVDAEIRDGYHPATHTGPQASAGKRLSEDIRSFATRHNLDRVVVVNVSSTEAPTPELPEHADLGLLEAALEDPARAVLPPSSLMAYAALRAGSPYIEFTPSAGISLPALRGLAADLGLPYAGSDGKTGETLLRTVLAPMFTSRALRVRSWSGTNLLGGGDGETLGDPSKVNSKLESKARGLAALLGEQVTAPLHIDNVPDLGETKTAWDNVSFEGFLGARMNLQFTWTGYDSALAAPLVLDLARFTAAAHAAGQSGALSGLAFFFKDPMGSDEHRFAEQTRSLREWAGTL
- a CDS encoding SCO3242 family prenyltransferase, translating into MRTLAELVRAPAALTVLGDTVAGASAGKSRLTGRKLLLPLASASFYWAGMALNDWADRELDAVERPERPIPSGRISADQALATGGALTLAGLGLAALGGGKQALKVAVPLAGAVWAYDTVLKPTPAGPLGMAVCRALDVLLGAGGNTRAAAPAAAAIGVHTLGVTALSTGEVHGASPNTAKAALVTSSAATALAVSGPANTGWHRLASLTAGSGYAGFVGRAQAAAVADPSAKVVRNATKTGIHGMVPLQAAIAARGSIVGAALVATALPIARKLSKKVSPT
- a CDS encoding TatD family hydrolase, with the protein product MRIFDPHIHMTSRTTDDYEAMYAAGVRALVEPAFWLGQPRTSVGSFTDYFDSLIGWERFRAAQFGIRHHCTIALNPKEANDPRCREVLDVLPRYLAKDGVVAVGEVGYDSMTPEEDDVFARQLQLAKEHELPVMVHTPHRDKLEGTKRTLDVVRESGIPMEHVLVDHLNEVTVGLVAEAGAWMGFSIYPDTKMDEHRMVAILREYGLERKIVNSAADWGRSDPLKTLKTGQAMLADGYEESHVDTVLWQNPVDFYAQSGRLTLDPLPGFTGEASEFQGNSVLRGGRK
- a CDS encoding EboA domain-containing protein yields the protein MTFSLGYGTNGFANHRLLDALAVIADLGYTGVALTLDHDHLNPYAEDLPKQLERVAARLSSLGLDKVVIETGARYLLDPWRKHHPTLLSEDSAPRLGFLEKALRIAAELNADCVSFWSGVKPEGLDDAEAASRLREGIRNLLLPAEALGVRIGMEPEPGHFVQHLQQVLDLREQLGDHELFGVTLDVGHCVAVEPVDAAECVRQAGPLLFNVQLDDMLPRVHEHLEFGDGQLDLPATLAALTEVGYTGLAAVELPRHSHAAPDVAARAFRALTAAMPAKAEHPWVADALTKIREKPAAIGSLFPAAGRGVGRTPVAADTDPQGLIHGTLDDQARIRLVSELHLLLPAKAFAAELGDLYRFGDDAERRGVLRGLNALRDTDDGADDNVVVAGLQLVADALRTNDTRLVAAAMGAFAGRHLDAHSWRHGVLKCLFTGVPLAAVAELDRRVDDELRRMVSDYAAERSAAGREVPSDALAILERGEH